In Rhodobacteraceae bacterium LMO-JJ12, a single window of DNA contains:
- a CDS encoding ABC transporter permease subunit gives MDDALSTEAKVGHERPGRLREFWFYFRENRGAVIGLWIFAVFAFLALFGPWVAPHSATEQFRADALLPPVWQEGGSWKYILGTDPLGRDMLSRLIVGARFSFFVGVVVVTIAASGGILVGLIAGFAPKWLDSIIMRIMDIILAFPSLLLALVLVAVLGPSLTNAMIAIAIVLQPHYVRLTRASVLSEKQKDYVTSARVAGAGYLRLMFITVLPNCLAPIIVQAALSFSTAILDAAALGFLGMGAQPPTPEWGTMLAEAREFILRAWWVVTFPGLAILVTVLAINLMGDGLRDALDPKLKRS, from the coding sequence ATGGATGATGCCCTTTCCACCGAAGCCAAGGTAGGTCACGAACGACCCGGACGTTTGCGCGAATTCTGGTTCTATTTCCGCGAAAACCGTGGCGCCGTTATCGGGTTATGGATCTTCGCGGTATTTGCATTTTTGGCCCTGTTCGGCCCATGGGTCGCGCCGCATAGTGCGACCGAGCAATTCCGCGCCGATGCTCTGCTACCGCCAGTCTGGCAGGAAGGCGGCAGTTGGAAATACATCCTGGGAACCGATCCTCTTGGCCGGGACATGCTGTCGCGCTTGATCGTGGGGGCACGGTTCTCGTTTTTTGTGGGGGTTGTCGTGGTTACAATTGCGGCCTCTGGTGGTATTTTGGTCGGCCTGATCGCAGGATTCGCGCCGAAATGGCTCGACAGCATCATCATGCGGATCATGGATATCATTCTGGCGTTTCCATCGCTGTTGTTAGCGTTGGTGCTGGTGGCTGTTCTGGGGCCATCACTGACCAATGCGATGATCGCCATCGCTATCGTTTTGCAACCGCATTACGTCCGCCTCACGCGCGCCAGTGTATTGTCAGAAAAGCAAAAAGATTACGTCACTTCCGCGCGTGTAGCGGGGGCCGGATATCTGCGGCTGATGTTCATAACCGTGCTACCCAATTGCCTCGCCCCGATTATCGTGCAGGCGGCGTTGTCCTTCTCGACCGCAATTCTGGATGCTGCGGCGCTGGGCTTCCTTGGCATGGGTGCGCAGCCCCCAACGCCAGAATGGGGCACCATGCTGGCCGAAGCGCGTGAATTCATCCTGCGTGCATGGTGGGTCGTAACCTTCCCGGGCCTCGCTATTCTTGTAACCGTACTGGCCATCAACCTGATGGGTGATGGGCTACGCGACGCGCTTGACCCGAAGCTGAAACGGAGCTGA
- a CDS encoding ABC transporter ATP-binding protein: MTLLRIRNLSVDFATASGAFRAVDGVDQDVDTGEILAIVGESGSGKSVSMLAMMGLLPWTATITADEVNFDGHDLLKIEPRARRRIVGNELAMIFQEPMSSLNPCFTVGWQIKEALRYHLSMGRRERHARAIELFEQVGIPDPEKRLSAFPHQLSGGMNQRVMIAMAIACKPKLLIADEPTTALDVTIQAQILDLLASLRDETGMGLVLITHDMGVVAETAERVSVQYAGQKVEEQPVSGLFSTPHHPYTAALLDALPERATERMLPTIPGVVPGQFDKPQGCLFSPRCKFADAKCKSTPPPSLGADIGFARCFYPLNTDERIAS; the protein is encoded by the coding sequence ATGACCCTTCTGCGTATCCGCAATCTCAGCGTTGATTTCGCCACCGCCTCGGGCGCGTTTCGCGCCGTAGATGGTGTCGATCAGGACGTGGACACAGGCGAAATCCTTGCCATCGTCGGCGAAAGCGGGTCAGGCAAATCTGTCTCCATGCTAGCGATGATGGGCCTCTTGCCCTGGACCGCGACAATCACTGCCGATGAAGTCAACTTTGACGGTCACGATTTGCTCAAGATCGAGCCACGCGCGCGCCGCCGAATTGTAGGCAACGAACTGGCGATGATCTTTCAGGAGCCAATGTCGTCGCTCAATCCGTGTTTCACCGTAGGTTGGCAGATCAAGGAAGCACTTCGCTATCACCTCAGCATGGGCCGCCGCGAACGCCACGCCCGCGCAATAGAGTTATTCGAGCAAGTCGGCATTCCCGATCCCGAAAAGCGTCTGTCGGCGTTTCCGCACCAATTGTCAGGCGGGATGAATCAGCGCGTGATGATCGCCATGGCGATTGCCTGCAAACCCAAGCTCTTGATTGCTGATGAGCCGACAACTGCGCTCGACGTGACTATTCAGGCGCAGATCCTCGATTTGCTGGCCAGCTTGCGTGACGAGACCGGAATGGGTCTTGTGCTGATTACTCATGACATGGGCGTTGTCGCCGAAACGGCTGAGCGGGTGAGTGTGCAATACGCAGGTCAAAAGGTTGAGGAACAGCCAGTTAGCGGGCTGTTCTCCACGCCGCATCACCCTTACACAGCCGCGCTTTTGGACGCTCTGCCGGAACGGGCGACCGAACGTATGCTGCCCACCATTCCCGGCGTTGTGCCGGGGCAATTCGACAAACCGCAGGGCTGCCTGTTTTCTCCACGATGCAAGTTTGCTGACGCCAAGTGCAAATCAACACCTCCACCGTCTCTTGGTGCTGATATCGGCTTCGCGCGCTGCTTCTACCCGCTCAATACCGATGAGAGGATTGCATCATGA
- a CDS encoding dipeptide ABC transporter ATP-binding protein gives MTDAPVMQAAALQRHYEVSGGFLRKSRLLKAVAGLDFEVTPGKTLAVVGESGCGKSTLARMVAMIEEPTTGTLMLDGKPVVREAWADLRQSVQIVFQDPYGSLNPRQRIGTILMEPLVINRKSMGKSEREVKAREMLRLVGLRPEHFDRYPHMFSGGQRQRIAVARALMLDPKVLVLDEPVSALDLSIQSAILNLMLELQDRLQLAYLFISHDLSVVRHVADEVIVMYLGRAVEKASKEALFSAPRHPYTVALLSATPQADPASVKHRIKLKGELPSPLAVPDGCPFAPRCWKAQDKCRAELPTLGEGPHAAACFFPENQD, from the coding sequence ATGACCGATGCTCCCGTCATGCAAGCTGCAGCGTTGCAGCGACACTACGAGGTGAGCGGAGGTTTCCTTCGCAAATCTCGCCTGTTGAAAGCCGTGGCAGGTCTCGATTTCGAGGTAACGCCGGGTAAGACGCTCGCAGTTGTGGGCGAAAGCGGCTGTGGCAAATCCACCCTCGCGCGCATGGTCGCCATGATCGAGGAACCGACGACGGGCACGCTGATGCTGGATGGCAAGCCGGTGGTGCGCGAGGCTTGGGCTGACCTGCGGCAATCCGTGCAGATCGTGTTTCAGGACCCCTACGGATCTCTCAACCCGCGCCAACGCATCGGCACCATCCTGATGGAGCCGCTGGTGATCAACCGCAAGTCGATGGGCAAGAGTGAGCGTGAGGTCAAGGCCCGCGAAATGTTGCGTCTTGTCGGTCTGCGCCCGGAACATTTTGACCGCTATCCGCATATGTTTTCGGGTGGTCAGCGCCAACGTATAGCCGTCGCACGCGCATTGATGCTCGACCCCAAAGTGTTGGTGCTGGACGAACCCGTTTCGGCGCTCGATTTGTCAATTCAGAGCGCGATCCTGAATCTGATGCTGGAACTACAGGACCGCTTGCAACTCGCTTATCTCTTCATCAGCCATGATCTGAGCGTCGTGCGTCACGTTGCCGATGAGGTGATTGTGATGTATCTCGGTCGCGCGGTTGAGAAGGCCTCCAAGGAGGCGCTATTTTCGGCGCCGCGCCACCCCTACACCGTGGCGCTGTTGTCAGCTACGCCGCAAGCAGACCCGGCAAGCGTCAAGCATCGCATCAAGCTCAAAGGTGAGTTGCCTTCGCCGTTGGCGGTACCCGATGGGTGCCCCTTCGCACCACGTTGCTGGAAAGCACAAGATAAGTGCCGTGCGGAACTACCCACGCTGGGGGAGGGACCACATGCCGCAGCCTGCTTCTTCCCCGAGAATCAGGACTGA
- a CDS encoding TRAP transporter substrate-binding protein — protein sequence MFLKKIHQTALIAALATITANAAVAETEVKIGYALAPESHYGVAAQKWQEVVEAETDGKFKFRHFPSSGLGGEREVVEGLQLGTVEATIVSTGTLSNFVPETGVTDIPFLFRSLDHARRVLDGPVGQEILAKFDDAGLVAIAWGEQGFRHITNNRNPINTPEDLAGMKLRTMENPVHLQAFNALGAAPTPMAWPEVIGALQQGTIDGQENPLSVIVSVKLNEVQKYLTLSGHVYSPAMLLISKPFWDGLTDEDKAAFEKGATEAVVAMRGFVDNVEKSGVETLKERGMMVNELSTDQKAALRSSVESAYEGYYETYGKDLIDRISATE from the coding sequence ATGTTTCTAAAGAAAATTCATCAGACAGCTTTGATTGCGGCCTTGGCCACGATCACCGCAAACGCGGCAGTCGCTGAAACCGAAGTCAAGATCGGCTATGCGCTTGCACCCGAGTCCCACTATGGCGTTGCTGCCCAGAAGTGGCAGGAAGTGGTCGAAGCTGAAACCGATGGCAAATTCAAATTCCGACATTTCCCCTCTTCCGGTCTCGGCGGTGAGCGTGAAGTCGTCGAAGGGCTGCAACTCGGTACTGTCGAAGCAACCATCGTGTCGACGGGTACTCTCAGCAACTTTGTACCCGAAACTGGCGTAACCGACATCCCGTTCCTGTTTCGCAGCCTAGATCACGCGCGTCGTGTTCTTGACGGCCCTGTCGGACAGGAAATTCTGGCCAAGTTTGATGACGCCGGATTGGTTGCAATTGCATGGGGCGAGCAGGGCTTCCGCCACATCACCAATAACCGCAACCCCATCAACACACCCGAAGATCTGGCCGGCATGAAGCTGCGCACGATGGAAAACCCCGTGCACCTGCAAGCGTTTAACGCGCTTGGAGCCGCGCCCACGCCGATGGCGTGGCCTGAGGTGATCGGTGCGCTGCAACAGGGCACGATCGACGGGCAGGAAAACCCGCTTTCGGTGATTGTCTCGGTTAAACTCAACGAGGTGCAGAAATATCTCACGCTGTCGGGCCACGTCTATTCGCCCGCCATGCTGCTGATTTCCAAACCTTTCTGGGATGGCCTTACGGACGAGGACAAAGCCGCCTTTGAAAAGGGCGCAACCGAGGCTGTGGTCGCAATGCGCGGGTTCGTGGACAACGTCGAAAAAAGCGGTGTCGAAACCCTCAAGGAGCGCGGCATGATGGTCAATGAACTATCGACAGACCAGAAGGCTGCACTGCGCTCATCGGTCGAAAGTGCTTATGAAGGTTACTACGAAACCTATGGCAAGGATCTGATCGACCGTATTTCGGCGACAGAATAA
- a CDS encoding TRAP transporter small permease, protein MRRVERIFVALNGAVVIALLSSMALIVGANVTLRYTTNHSLPWSDEAARYLMIWMTFLGAGLALRQGGHVAITNLHDLLSTRTQRVLRAAIVVALLLFFAFMVYVGWQYMDRTKFQKTPALRLSFRYIYAAMPVGFSLLIVHLLLIAKPFILAGHYKKSDGEIDAMPGGANG, encoded by the coding sequence GTGCGCAGGGTTGAACGCATTTTCGTGGCGCTGAACGGCGCGGTTGTTATCGCGCTTTTGTCGTCGATGGCGTTGATCGTCGGTGCAAACGTCACTCTGCGCTATACCACCAACCATTCCCTGCCATGGTCAGACGAGGCTGCGCGTTACCTGATGATCTGGATGACATTTCTTGGCGCCGGACTTGCGCTTCGACAGGGGGGGCATGTGGCGATCACAAACCTGCATGACCTGCTGAGCACGCGCACCCAAAGAGTGCTGCGCGCAGCTATCGTGGTCGCATTGCTGCTCTTTTTTGCATTCATGGTCTATGTCGGCTGGCAATACATGGACCGCACCAAGTTTCAGAAAACCCCTGCGTTGCGGCTTTCATTTCGGTATATCTATGCTGCAATGCCTGTAGGTTTCAGCCTGTTGATCGTGCACCTGTTGCTGATCGCAAAGCCATTCATCCTCGCGGGTCACTATAAGAAGTCTGACGGCGAGATTGACGCGATGCCCGGTGGCGCCAATGGCTGA
- a CDS encoding TRAP transporter large permease, whose protein sequence is MAEILFASLFVLMVLGLPVAFAMAISVFIAIGLGSSYPQIVVVKEMFGGLDSFPLLAVPFFILAAEIMTGGAITHTLLRFASQFVGHLRGGLGYANVISSTMFAGISGSALADAAGPGAMMIRMMEKGGYDRSYAGALTISSAVIGPIIPPSIVMIIYALQDEAVSVGSLFMAGVVPGLLLGCGSLAANWYVSRKRNYRSDAARPGRNEMLRNTALALPALGLIVLIVGGIRGGIFTPTEASVIAVFYALFCGMVIYRALGWRDLPGIILRAALISAAVLLILGAARAFAWVLIIEGVPQFLAETIISWDLSPILFLLAVNLLMLIFGLFMDPLPGVMILVPILAPISHALGIAPDHFAIVVIVNLTLGLTTPPVGSLIFVVSSAANLSPAALVREMPPFFLANLIVLMLLTFVPILSTWLPSVSGY, encoded by the coding sequence ATGGCTGAAATCTTGTTCGCTTCTCTCTTCGTGTTGATGGTCTTGGGGCTGCCTGTGGCCTTTGCCATGGCAATATCTGTGTTCATCGCGATTGGTCTGGGCAGCTCCTATCCCCAGATCGTTGTCGTCAAAGAAATGTTTGGCGGTCTCGATAGCTTCCCCTTGCTGGCCGTGCCGTTCTTCATCCTAGCGGCAGAAATCATGACAGGTGGTGCGATCACCCACACGCTATTGCGCTTTGCCTCGCAATTCGTCGGGCATCTGCGCGGCGGATTGGGCTATGCCAATGTGATTTCCTCAACAATGTTTGCAGGGATATCCGGGTCGGCTCTGGCCGATGCGGCTGGACCCGGCGCGATGATGATCCGTATGATGGAAAAGGGTGGTTATGACCGATCCTATGCGGGCGCTCTGACCATTTCCAGCGCCGTGATCGGCCCGATTATTCCACCCTCGATCGTGATGATCATCTATGCCCTACAAGACGAGGCGGTTTCCGTCGGCTCGCTCTTCATGGCCGGGGTCGTGCCGGGCTTGTTGCTGGGGTGCGGCAGTCTGGCTGCGAACTGGTATGTCAGCCGTAAACGCAACTATCGCAGCGATGCAGCTCGCCCAGGCCGGAACGAGATGTTGCGCAACACCGCTTTGGCGCTGCCTGCTTTGGGACTGATTGTTTTGATTGTCGGCGGCATTCGCGGTGGCATCTTTACCCCCACAGAAGCTTCGGTAATCGCCGTCTTTTATGCGCTGTTCTGCGGCATGGTCATTTATCGTGCGTTGGGTTGGCGCGACCTTCCGGGTATCATTTTGCGCGCAGCTTTGATCAGCGCGGCCGTGCTGCTGATCCTTGGTGCTGCGCGTGCGTTTGCTTGGGTGCTGATCATCGAGGGGGTGCCGCAGTTCCTTGCTGAAACAATCATCTCTTGGGATCTGTCACCAATCCTCTTTCTGCTGGCGGTCAACCTGCTGATGCTGATTTTCGGCCTATTCATGGACCCGCTTCCCGGAGTCATGATCCTGGTGCCAATTCTGGCACCAATCAGCCACGCGCTGGGCATCGCGCCGGATCATTTTGCGATTGTTGTCATCGTCAACCTGACGCTCGGCCTGACAACGCCACCGGTCGGCAGTCTGATCTTTGTCGTGTCATCGGCCGCAAATCTATCGCCTGCAGCACTGGTGCGCGAAATGCCGCCCTTCTTCCTCGCCAATCTGATTGTGCTAATGCTGCTTACCTTCGTGCCCATTCTCAGCACGTGGTTGCCATCAGTGAGCGGCTACTAA
- a CDS encoding DEAD/DEAH box helicase yields MKKTLADALEARGYTSLTAVQEAVTNPETTGQDLLVSAQTGSGKTVGFGLAIAPGLLGEDDTFAPAGAPLALVIAPTRELALQVKRELAWLFANAGCVVASTVGGMDMRDERRALARGTHIVVATPGRLRDHIMRGSIDLTALKAVVLDEADEMLDLGFREDLEFILENAPVERQTLMFSATVPAAIARLAKSYQKNAVRIATTSGASQHADIDYRALRVSARDGENAIINVLRFYEAPNAIVFCNTRAMVNRLTTRLSNRGFSVVALSGELSQSERTHALQAMRDGRARVCVATDVAARGIDLPNLDLVIHAELPTNQDTLLHRSGRTGRAGRKGVSAMIVPPASRKKAERLLGWAKLTAQWASAPSAEAVSAKDEERMLASSDWLEPVEESDQGTVSKLTETFSAQQIAAAYLRLYRERHSAPEELADANEPAKPRVAFGPSVWFSLSGGAAVGAEPRRLLPMLCKLGNVSREDIGAIRVQHESSLIELREGAVQGFLAAIGPAMTLEDGAVLTRLATAPKFERAVRPDKPGHPKDRASHPSKQKSTPPEAKEEKQGSTAPVDWNDDPKPRVKKPKGGAKPAHKGKPKFAAKAKPAATADGEAWKPRKSGPAKSKRPGNPDGGPKGPKPPVGKPSSKKNRARLSVAGKPDGSGPPTRKPKKPRSHPKGGKP; encoded by the coding sequence TTGAAGAAAACACTGGCAGATGCACTCGAAGCGCGCGGATATACGTCACTGACGGCTGTGCAGGAAGCTGTGACAAACCCTGAGACTACTGGGCAAGATCTGCTGGTTTCCGCACAGACCGGCTCGGGCAAGACCGTTGGCTTCGGACTGGCAATTGCGCCGGGGCTACTGGGTGAAGACGATACCTTTGCTCCGGCGGGCGCCCCATTGGCCTTGGTGATCGCTCCGACACGTGAATTGGCCTTGCAGGTCAAACGAGAGCTGGCATGGCTATTCGCGAATGCTGGATGTGTAGTTGCCTCGACCGTTGGTGGCATGGACATGCGCGATGAACGTCGCGCCTTGGCACGCGGCACCCATATTGTCGTCGCAACGCCCGGACGGCTGCGCGACCACATCATGCGCGGCTCAATCGATCTCACCGCTCTTAAGGCGGTTGTTCTCGATGAAGCCGACGAAATGCTCGACCTCGGCTTTCGTGAAGATCTCGAATTCATTCTCGAAAATGCGCCGGTTGAACGCCAGACATTGATGTTCTCTGCCACGGTCCCCGCCGCCATCGCGCGGCTTGCCAAGAGCTACCAGAAGAATGCAGTGCGCATCGCCACGACCAGTGGCGCGTCCCAGCACGCGGATATCGACTATCGCGCACTGCGCGTGTCGGCGCGTGACGGCGAGAATGCAATCATTAACGTTTTGCGGTTTTATGAAGCCCCCAACGCCATCGTCTTTTGCAACACGCGTGCCATGGTCAACCGGCTGACCACACGCCTGTCCAATCGCGGTTTCTCGGTCGTTGCTTTGTCTGGTGAGTTGTCACAGAGCGAACGCACGCACGCCTTGCAAGCAATGCGCGATGGACGCGCACGTGTGTGTGTTGCTACGGATGTTGCGGCGCGTGGGATCGACCTGCCAAACCTCGATTTGGTGATCCACGCGGAATTGCCAACCAATCAGGATACCCTTCTGCACCGCTCGGGACGTACCGGACGAGCCGGGCGCAAAGGTGTCAGCGCGATGATCGTGCCGCCTGCCTCACGCAAAAAGGCCGAACGACTTCTTGGTTGGGCCAAGCTGACGGCGCAATGGGCTTCTGCCCCCTCTGCCGAAGCGGTTTCGGCCAAAGATGAAGAGCGCATGCTTGCCAGTTCCGATTGGCTTGAGCCTGTCGAAGAGTCAGATCAGGGCACTGTGAGCAAGCTGACCGAAACCTTCAGTGCACAGCAGATTGCTGCAGCTTATCTCAGGCTCTATCGTGAGCGCCATTCCGCGCCCGAGGAACTGGCCGATGCAAATGAACCAGCTAAGCCGCGGGTCGCCTTTGGCCCGAGCGTTTGGTTTTCTCTGTCGGGTGGTGCTGCTGTTGGCGCCGAACCCCGGCGTCTTTTGCCGATGCTTTGCAAGTTGGGAAATGTGTCGCGCGAAGACATTGGCGCTATCCGGGTCCAGCATGAATCCTCTCTGATCGAATTGCGCGAAGGCGCGGTTCAAGGCTTTCTTGCAGCAATCGGCCCCGCAATGACCCTGGAAGACGGCGCAGTACTGACCCGGCTGGCCACGGCGCCGAAGTTTGAACGCGCAGTGCGCCCCGACAAGCCAGGACACCCGAAAGACCGCGCATCGCACCCTTCGAAGCAAAAGAGCACCCCGCCAGAGGCCAAAGAAGAAAAGCAAGGATCGACAGCTCCTGTGGATTGGAATGATGATCCGAAACCTCGGGTCAAAAAGCCTAAGGGTGGCGCGAAACCGGCCCATAAAGGCAAGCCGAAATTTGCCGCCAAAGCCAAACCAGCCGCGACAGCGGATGGCGAAGCATGGAAACCCCGCAAGTCCGGCCCTGCAAAATCAAAACGTCCCGGCAACCCGGACGGCGGCCCTAAGGGACCCAAACCACCGGTCGGCAAGCCGTCGAGCAAGAAGAACCGGGCACGTCTGTCGGTGGCAGGCAAGCCGGATGGATCAGGCCCGCCAACACGAAAGCCCAAGAAGCCGCGCAGCCATCCAAAAGGTGGCAAACCCTAA